The window GGTGGAGGCTGGACCAGGGTACAACCACAGTAACTGCACCATCCATTGAACCATGAGGAGAtctattgttattgttgttcatTGTGACAAAGATTAGCAACAAAACATCTTCAAACATGTATCTTAAGGCAGATGAAGTAGATGTAAGCAGCTTTATCTATAGAGACtgtcagggtgtgtgtgtatgatctGTGATCTGCGATCGTGTCAGAGAGCACACGACtcctatgtgtgtgtttccacaggagtTTTCAGTAGAGAATCTTGTTGAGGTAGTTCGATGTGTGGGGAAGCCTTTCAAACACCTCTcagaaagcaaaggaaaaacaaaagcgtCCACAGAGGCAATAAATGGCTAACATTTCAGCCTAAATGTGAACTAAATATGACATTCTGTCTAAAAAAACCAAACCTGAACAAAAAGATCTAGAGGGTTTCATATTCACTGGGTGTTGGTAGCTTTACCGTGGTATAAGTGTGAAGTATCGTGGTTCCGTTGCAGGTTCTCTAATGGAGCAGCATGGGTCGGCGGAAACAAAAAAGGAGCCCGGGTCCATGGAGACACATCTGGAACACCGTGGGTACAAACACTCCCCTTCCACAGCATTGCGCTCAGTATTAGTTTTACAGAAGAAAGAGCGGATCTGGACCGGAATTTTGCCAAAACCAGGCAGATTGGACTAAACTCTTTATGGGTCTTTACTGCATAAAGGAATTAGCTCTTCAGATCTCCACGTGTTTCATAGGAATTAAAAGGTTTGCTGCTGAAATTACTTCGGCGCAGTGGATGTCTGAATGGCCTTGGATCACACTGTTAACTGCCGTACCTGCGAGGATCGGACCGTATCTGGTCAGGAATCCCGAGGCCTTCGAGATAGGCGACGGTCTAGGGACCGTCCTGCCTTTGCACCGCTAGCTGAGGTTTTTGTAGCCATGACGACAGACTCGAAACTCTCCGCTGATAAAAACTCAGCCTTTCGGTCCACGGAATGcacttaaaatatataaatatctccCTCTGACTAAAGATCACAGGGTTTGGGTAAACGTCGTTCTATTTTTAATGAAGGTATATTAAACGTTCGCGCAAAGCTCTGCATACGTATGTGGGCTGATTTGATCCATTCCTTCATGTATGTTTTGAAAGCACAGACTGAACGGTTCACCTGCGCGCTGAAACAGATGTGTCAGGAAAAACGAACTGAAGCTTTACTGAAGCTGAGAACAAATACCAAAAATGGAGTAATCTGAACGGAATTAATGAAGGCAGTTTGCTGGCACATGACCCAAGGGGGGtcgtggtggtggtgatggggggggcgattgtttgtgtgctgctgcttctcGATCCCAGATCATAGAACGCACGCGGCCGTCCTGCGCAGCTCCGTCATCGATCAAACAGGTGACCGAAGCCGGCGTGTGCGACATCAAACATCGACCAGACATCGTAGGCATCACGCGCCACGACATTACGGGCCAGTGCAGCACTGCTGCGTGTCTGGGGGTCCGAGGCCTCGTGCGCTCGTTCAAACCCGGACGCCACAGCTGTCGCCTCTCGGGGAAGCTCCATTCTCCATGGCTTCGCTTTTCACGCACGCTTTCGTAACATCGGGCACACGTGATTATGATTTAACGTCAAACATCCTGAGCTCTTTGCGGAGCCAAAATCATCCTGCTGTTGCAGGACTTGGGGAGGCAGGCAGTCAGAACTCACTTTTTTTGCCGTTTCCAAAACAAACGCTCAATATGCTAAAGGTATGGACTGAGAACCGGCTAAGGGGCTTTCATTGGTACCCGTGTTAGTAACTCAGCAACCTCCTGGCAGCTGTTCTTACAACCAGTTGGTTCCTCAGCGCTGGTTTCGTGGTGTGGGAGGTCGTATGTTGTCGTCAAGGATTGTAACATGGTGAGCGGCGACTATGGAGCTGGACTAGGGATCTTGGAGCTTAATCGATCACTCGGGTGATGAAGTGCTTTAGGCTAAATTCCTGCAAAGATATCACTTATTTTGTATGCTTTGTGCTGCGATTTAATAGGAACCAAGAGCGGAGCGTATAGAACctaaaaatgcagaaagtcACGATACCTTTTCaagttaaaaacacaaaagaactgTAGGAAGGAAGTAAGAGCTTTGAATGCCGTTTCACGTGCCGATGTGCGAAAACAAGgcaaattcttaaaaaaaaaaaaaagaaagataaagTAAAAAAGAGAAGGCCGTTTGAATGATTTGAAAGGACACGAGAGACAAGCTTTCTGTCTGTTCCCTTTTTCTCTTCAGGGtctgaggatgaggatgaggaggagctcTTCCTCTCCGCATTTGCTCCCTTTTCACGGGCAGCCAGTACGAGGAGGGCTGGTGGATGTGACGCTCGCTGACCGCACACCTCTCCTAAACAAAGGCCAGCACGGCGTTCCTTTCAAGGCAAACTGTCCGACGGAGTCTTGCCGGACCTTCGTTGCCGGCCTTGAGGAAGGACACGGCCAGCAGTCGGCACTGCTTCGCCGGGGGGTTCgctggcagcagcagcgacagcACCGGTGCCGCTGGCGTAACGAGGTACAGAAAAGGCCACTCCGAGGTCTACAAATACCGAGGACGTCGCATTTACCGAATGGTGCTTGACTGCGGCTGGACTGCGGAGAGCGATGAACTGCGGGGACCGTGTATCCAGAAAGAAGGAACTGCTGCATCTTTACTACCACACTTGGCAGCATTACCGTGCTCTGGGCCCAGTTTGGAGCGAAGATGCCTCTCCTCTTTGCAGCTGTCCCCACACGTGAGTCCCACCAATAAGGCTGCACCATAAGGTCGAGCTGTGAGGCCCTAGCTCTTATTCCGTGTCCGTTCCGCTGCGGACACGcgacattttcttttccttgtttcAGGTGTACGACATATTGGCCTTCATCTGCTCGTTGCGTTTACCGGGGATCCGACCTGGGGATCAGTAGACCTTTTGGCACTAGAATAATGTGGCTGATGGGAAGAAGAATTAAAGGTTGAAAATCATGCAGTGGCTCGGACAGATCGACACGCGgtggtgttttgttttgatgCGAATGAGCAGCTGTCCTGcgccttttttcccctccccagaTTGCGTGTacgttttttcattttcaccacGCACCATTATCGCTTTTCACGTTGTATTTCTACTAGGCACGCGTCGCACGAAGAGCTTCACGGAGAGCTTTGCTCTCACCTGGAACTGCCACGCGAGCTCCGACTTAGGTACCGCTTCCAGCTGGGTCCTCTGGGTGCGGTGCGGAGCAGCCTGCTCGTACAGGTAGGTGGCTGGTGTTACGGTAACTCGTCCAGGGGCAgtgtgggggggcgggggtgaaTGCCTTGGCCTTGTTCTGAAAAAAGGCAATTCCCTGACAGACAGTtcttaaaaaagttaaaaaaaagaacgcttaaataaaaacactcagGAGTCCACGAACCAACAAAGAAGAGGTGTCTGCTTTCGACCCACGAAGGTCAACATCATAGCTTGATGCTGTGTAAAGCAAGGGAGCTGGTAAGTTAttgccacagtcctgctgttaGATTCCGCTGACCGTCCTGTAGGACGGCGAGGGTCCAGCAAGGGTTCGGCGCTGCTTGCTAAAGCGTCGTCTCATACTCCAGGCGCTCCTGCACCAGGGCGTCATCTTTGTACTGCAGCCTCGGCGGCACCGCCGAGCTCTCGAACGCCAGGACGGCCCGTCGGATGTTCCGGTCCAGCACGTGCTGCTCCCAAGCCGGGTAGCGATTCCGGCACAGGTCGATCCTGATGATCGGTTCCTCAACCCGCGGTGCACGGGAGGAGGGTGTAGATGGCGCAGTGGGCCTGACCTGGAACACAGGGGGGCAGCCGCCGTCTCGCTCTGAATGCCGGGGGTCCCTGTCGGCTGCGCTTGCGCCGCGGTTGGACCGCAGTGAGTTGGTGGCACCCTCTGGTGGTAGGATGAAGGTTGCGCTGGGATCGTCTAGCGCACAGCTGAGCGAGCGACCGAAGCGGGGCCCGTTGGGGTGGAAGAAAGCGTAATACATGAGCATGAAGACCACGCCTGTCAGGAAGCTGCTGAACACGACGCACAGAGCCGGCACCGCGAAAGCGTCGGTTGTCATGGGCTGCCGATACAGGTACCAGAGCGCACTCAGAGCTGCATTTTCAGCCAGTACCACCAGGTAGTAGGCAAACAGGCGGCAGCGGGTCCGGCCCTCTTTCACATTAAACCAGCTGAAGATGTAGATGATGCCCACCACCATGTCAAAGACTATCTCCTCCCACTTGGTGACGCAGAACTCCGTCTCGCAGTGCACGATCCAGAAGGTCATGATGCACCAATGCAGCACGATGAAGACGCCGAAGTAGAGCTGGAACACGGAGGCAAACAGGGCAAATGTGATGACGCGGGCGGCGATGGTGAAGAAATGCCAGCAGAACTGGATGAGCACAGCCAGGTATCCCATGGGCCTCTTGTCGTCACGGGAGTCCCGCAAGGCCTTCTGGTAGGAGGCCATAGCCCAAGCCAGGGACACCAGCGAGGCAGCTGCTGTCATTCCTGGAGAACAGAGGATCGACATGATACTCAGAAGTTCattttgcaacacacacacacacagagctgctaaGGACAGAATACAAAGCTTGACAATAACCACAGTATCACTCAAGAACGGTAAATAATTCTGTTTACAAATAGTTTTTTCCTCAATTTGGCAGGGTACTCAAGAGTCGACAGTTCATTACAGGGTTGGTCCTGAACTGGTGCTCCTCTGTGCAAGAGCACaacgcacactggctgaagccacttgtcctgagcaatgaaccggagcctaacccggcaacacagggcgcaaggccggagggggagggcacgcacccaggacgggacgccagtccatcgcaaggcaccccgcatgggactcgaaccccagacccaccagagagcaggcacgggccaaacctgctgctccaccacacccccttctatGCAAGAGCTCTGGAGCTAAACTCAATGTGTCACAACCAGCTCCTCTGGGATCGTGTGGGTGACACGTCCACTGGCGCACACTGAGCGCCTGGGCTGGGATGAACGCAGCTTCAGTATGGCGCTGTACAAAAGCCCATGTTTAATTTAACTGGAGCGTTTGTGTCCCTGAAGGCATCCCGGCCACCGTCATATCAGCAGCCCACCTCCACTGGCAGGCCGTTGAACCCGTGGGCGTAAACGAACAGAGTCGCGCCAACGGACGGAACGTGCGCTCTACCCTCGCTCAGGGATCGTCCCGGTAGTCTTTGGAAACACTTCCATCTTTGGATTCTCAAAGCTTAAACTGACATTATTTAAACAAGAGGCTCGTACCATCTCTGAAATCCCCCTAACACGTAACAAGTCTTTCTGTCCTCGCACGAACCGCATCGCACGCGTCGATCGTGCTTTACCACGCGCCGCTGAAATGGCTTTGAGTTATCGTTTCAGAGAATTAAGGACACTTAGTAAAATCTTCCACAGAATGCCTTATGCGAAGAACTTTTACATATTAAATAGACTCTAGAACAGAATCGGAGCTTCCGTCATCATTCTGCTCCAATGTGTTCCCCTCAGCTGGCGGCGTAGTGGTTAACGTGGGCCGGACAGGATAGACCATCACAAATGCGAAGGGCAAGTTTTTCCCCAATCAGAAGGTAATTTGgtgaggaaaacagaaaatgactcATTTTT of the Scleropages formosus chromosome 7, fSclFor1.1, whole genome shotgun sequence genome contains:
- the LOC108937560 gene encoding XK-related protein 4-like; translation: MAAKSDGVLKMKRSDVAFTPLQNSDHSGSAHGLAPGSAAGDAGDCCGSSSTCLRVRVHRERRTYTAWDCLWALAAVAVYCADVGTDVWLSVDYYLRRDYWWFGLTLLFAALGSLSVQLFSFRWFAHDFSTADSGAAGAAGAASRGDADERGHAPPDKSDAATDGCQGDGGSRERRGGRSASRAFCVWLAQSLVHALQLAQVWRYFHTIYLGVQSRRGPEHERWRFYWRMVYEYADVSMLHLLATFLESAPQLVLQLCIIIQTHKLQAIQGMTAAASLVSLAWAMASYQKALRDSRDDKRPMGYLAVLIQFCWHFFTIAARVITFALFASVFQLYFGVFIVLHWCIMTFWIVHCETEFCVTKWEEIVFDMVVGIIYIFSWFNVKEGRTRCRLFAYYLVVLAENAALSALWYLYRQPMTTDAFAVPALCVVFSSFLTGVVFMLMYYAFFHPNGPRFGRSLSCALDDPSATFILPPEGATNSLRSNRGASAADRDPRHSERDGGCPPVFQVRPTAPSTPSSRAPRVEEPIIRIDLCRNRYPAWEQHVLDRNIRRAVLAFESSAVPPRLQYKDDALVQERLEYETTL